In one window of Festucalex cinctus isolate MCC-2025b chromosome 14, RoL_Fcin_1.0, whole genome shotgun sequence DNA:
- the efemp1 gene encoding EGF-containing fibulin-like extracellular matrix protein 1 isoform X1 yields MAGHVPWPGHHVIVNMLWICVGLLAGLFSCALLQEAQEPISYSCTEGYEYDSVSEQCKDIDECALLDDACKGGMQCINHYGGYLCLPKSARIFISKEGEEAPPPQEPVAPPSQPQAPRMFPGRVSYTGRTTVRCSAGFMPDEQNVCRDIDECTTGRHTCGPEQTCFNTRGSYSCQCPAGYQRNRDQCVDRDECAVSHYCMHTCVNTQGSYYCECNAGHQLATNNHSCVDINECDTQSPCEHHCYNLIGSFLCQCNQGHELAPDLVSCQDIDECSFSSYMCQYQCINSPGSYSCECPEGYQLQGNRLCQDVNECEAGTHNCQDDEMCWNYYGGFRCYPRNPCEAPYTQSSENRCICRSQNECQGLPPSIVYKYMSIQAERPVPADIFQIQATNIYANTHNTFRIKAGNEAGDFFLRRSSNASAMLVLTKPLSGPREYVVDLEMITHHLTMNYHSSSLLRLTVIVGAYAF; encoded by the exons TGCACTGAAGGTTATGAGTATGACAGTGTGAGTGAGCAGTGCAAAG ACATCGACGAGTGCGCCCTGCTGGACGACGCCTGCAAAGGAGGCATGCAGTGCATCAACCACTACGGCGGCTACCTGTGCCTTCCCAAGAGCGCCCGCATCTTCATCAGCAAGGAGGGCGaggaggcgccgccgccccAGGAGCCCGTCGCGCCGCCCAGCCAGCCGCAGGCCCCTCGGATGTTCCCGGGCCGGGTGTCTTACACCGGACGGACGACGGTCCGCTGCTCCGCCGGCTTCATGCCGGATGAGCAGAACGTCTGCAGAG ACATAGACGAGTGCACGACGGGCCGACACACTTGCGGGCCCGAGCAGACTTGCTTCAACACCAGAGGCTCGTACAGCTGCCAGTGTCCTGCGGGCTATCAGAGGAACAGAGACCAATGTGTAG ACAGAGACGAGTGCGCGGTGTCCCACTACTGCATGCACACGTGTGTGAACACTCAGGGCTCGTACTACTGCGAGTGCAATGCGGGTCACCAGTTGGCCACCAACAACCACAGCTGTGTCG ATATCAACGAATGCGACACGCAGAGTCCATGTGAGCACCACTGCTACAACCTGATTGGCTCCTTCTTGTGCCAGTGCAACCAAGGTCACGAGCTGGCCCCGGACTTGGTCTCCTGCCAAG ACATTGACGAATGCAGCTTCTCCAGCTACATGTGTCAGTACCAATGCATCAACAGTCCGGGAAGTTACTCGTGCGAGTGCCCAGAGGGATACCAGCTGCAGGGCAACAGATTGTGTCAAG ATGTGAACGAGTGCGAGGCGGGCACACACAACTGTCAAGATGATGAGATGTGCTGGAACTACTACGGCGGCTTCCGCTGCTATCCCAGAAACCCCTGCGAGGCGCCTTACACCCAATCCTCGGAAAA CCGCTGCATCTGTCGCTCTCAGAACGAGTGCCAGGGCCTGCCGCCGTCCATCGTCTACAAGTACATGAGCATCCAGGCCGAGCGGCCCGTGCCCGCCGATATCTTCCAAATTCAAGCCACTAACATCTACGCCAACACGCACAACACTTTTCGGATCAAAGCCGGAAATGAGGCGGGTGATTTCTTTCTCCGG CGTTCCAGCAACGCCAGCGCCATGCTGGTGCTGACCAAGCCTCTGTCGGGCCCCAGGGAGTACGTGGTGGACCTGGAGATGATCACGCACCACCTGACCATGAACTACCACTCCAGCTCCCTGCTGAGGCTCACCGTCATCGTCGGGGCGTACGCCTTCTGA
- the efemp1 gene encoding EGF-containing fibulin-like extracellular matrix protein 1 isoform X2, producing MLWICVGLLAGLFSCALLQEAQEPISYSCTEGYEYDSVSEQCKDIDECALLDDACKGGMQCINHYGGYLCLPKSARIFISKEGEEAPPPQEPVAPPSQPQAPRMFPGRVSYTGRTTVRCSAGFMPDEQNVCRDIDECTTGRHTCGPEQTCFNTRGSYSCQCPAGYQRNRDQCVDRDECAVSHYCMHTCVNTQGSYYCECNAGHQLATNNHSCVDINECDTQSPCEHHCYNLIGSFLCQCNQGHELAPDLVSCQDIDECSFSSYMCQYQCINSPGSYSCECPEGYQLQGNRLCQDVNECEAGTHNCQDDEMCWNYYGGFRCYPRNPCEAPYTQSSENRCICRSQNECQGLPPSIVYKYMSIQAERPVPADIFQIQATNIYANTHNTFRIKAGNEAGDFFLRRSSNASAMLVLTKPLSGPREYVVDLEMITHHLTMNYHSSSLLRLTVIVGAYAF from the exons TGCACTGAAGGTTATGAGTATGACAGTGTGAGTGAGCAGTGCAAAG ACATCGACGAGTGCGCCCTGCTGGACGACGCCTGCAAAGGAGGCATGCAGTGCATCAACCACTACGGCGGCTACCTGTGCCTTCCCAAGAGCGCCCGCATCTTCATCAGCAAGGAGGGCGaggaggcgccgccgccccAGGAGCCCGTCGCGCCGCCCAGCCAGCCGCAGGCCCCTCGGATGTTCCCGGGCCGGGTGTCTTACACCGGACGGACGACGGTCCGCTGCTCCGCCGGCTTCATGCCGGATGAGCAGAACGTCTGCAGAG ACATAGACGAGTGCACGACGGGCCGACACACTTGCGGGCCCGAGCAGACTTGCTTCAACACCAGAGGCTCGTACAGCTGCCAGTGTCCTGCGGGCTATCAGAGGAACAGAGACCAATGTGTAG ACAGAGACGAGTGCGCGGTGTCCCACTACTGCATGCACACGTGTGTGAACACTCAGGGCTCGTACTACTGCGAGTGCAATGCGGGTCACCAGTTGGCCACCAACAACCACAGCTGTGTCG ATATCAACGAATGCGACACGCAGAGTCCATGTGAGCACCACTGCTACAACCTGATTGGCTCCTTCTTGTGCCAGTGCAACCAAGGTCACGAGCTGGCCCCGGACTTGGTCTCCTGCCAAG ACATTGACGAATGCAGCTTCTCCAGCTACATGTGTCAGTACCAATGCATCAACAGTCCGGGAAGTTACTCGTGCGAGTGCCCAGAGGGATACCAGCTGCAGGGCAACAGATTGTGTCAAG ATGTGAACGAGTGCGAGGCGGGCACACACAACTGTCAAGATGATGAGATGTGCTGGAACTACTACGGCGGCTTCCGCTGCTATCCCAGAAACCCCTGCGAGGCGCCTTACACCCAATCCTCGGAAAA CCGCTGCATCTGTCGCTCTCAGAACGAGTGCCAGGGCCTGCCGCCGTCCATCGTCTACAAGTACATGAGCATCCAGGCCGAGCGGCCCGTGCCCGCCGATATCTTCCAAATTCAAGCCACTAACATCTACGCCAACACGCACAACACTTTTCGGATCAAAGCCGGAAATGAGGCGGGTGATTTCTTTCTCCGG CGTTCCAGCAACGCCAGCGCCATGCTGGTGCTGACCAAGCCTCTGTCGGGCCCCAGGGAGTACGTGGTGGACCTGGAGATGATCACGCACCACCTGACCATGAACTACCACTCCAGCTCCCTGCTGAGGCTCACCGTCATCGTCGGGGCGTACGCCTTCTGA